From Flavipsychrobacter sp., a single genomic window includes:
- a CDS encoding CpsB/CapC family capsule biosynthesis tyrosine phosphatase gives MLSRLFGSKKKEKSSRISDANYNWGFLGVDMHSHLIPGVDDGAQTVEDSVQLVRRMMDMGFRAAVTTPHVKHEHYPNTSDTINTGLHVLRNALHEQQINFPIRAAAEYYIDDSFMELLETQPLLTVTDNQVLVELSFMSEPMGLADILFKIQTLGYKPILAHPERYQYMHERPQIYEELRNRGCYLQLNTNSLTGYYGKGVKTMAEKLLANGLYDYCGSDMHHEKHADVLKSVLRSHHIEDLMQRNFLNNQVNV, from the coding sequence ATGTTATCAAGATTATTTGGGTCAAAAAAGAAAGAAAAGAGTAGCAGGATAAGTGATGCAAACTATAACTGGGGTTTCCTTGGTGTGGATATGCATTCCCATTTAATACCTGGTGTAGATGATGGGGCACAAACGGTGGAAGATAGTGTTCAGCTTGTAAGAAGAATGATGGATATGGGCTTTAGAGCAGCTGTAACAACACCTCATGTGAAACATGAACACTACCCAAATACTTCGGATACAATTAATACAGGTCTTCATGTATTGCGCAATGCACTACATGAACAACAGATCAACTTCCCAATAAGGGCGGCCGCTGAGTATTATATTGATGATAGCTTTATGGAGCTTCTTGAAACACAGCCATTATTAACGGTGACGGATAATCAGGTTTTAGTTGAATTGTCGTTTATGTCGGAACCAATGGGGCTGGCCGATATACTATTTAAGATTCAAACACTTGGATATAAGCCTATATTAGCTCATCCTGAGCGCTATCAATATATGCATGAGCGACCACAGATATATGAAGAGTTAAGAAATAGGGGTTGTTACTTACAACTTAACACTAATTCCTTAACAGGGTATTATGGTAAAGGTGTAAAAACAATGGCAGAAAAGTTGCTAGCCAATGGTTTGTACGATTATTGTGGGTCTGATATGCACCATGAAAAGCATGCAGATGTGTTAAAGAGTGTATTACGTTCTCATCACATAGAAGACTTAATGCAACGCAATTTTTTGAATAACCAAGTCAACGTATAA
- a CDS encoding molybdopterin molybdotransferase MoeA: protein MISVAVAAAENIIQSKLRDYGAQRVAIEQAIGQILAEPLVADRDMPPYNRVAMDGIAINFELFKKGNRTFNIIGTQAAGDTPIDIHEAHECVEIMTGCALPDSCDTIIRYEDLDIQDGKATIKIDNIKLGQNIHKKGSDKKANDILAHPNEIITPAHINIAASIGESEMLIKNQPKIAVISNGDELLPINETPSPYEIRRSNSYTIVAILQQHHILPDLLHLPDDEATITKELKKCINEYDVLIISGGVSAGKYDYIPNALEQLSVKKLFHKVQQRPGKPFWFGEHENETLVFSFPGNPVSTFMCTYRYFIPWLLHCNGLQHKPVYATLTHDYNFTPQLQCFLQVKVNINNSGQIEATPSVGNGSGDFANLLYTDAFMELPAERNTFNKGETFRIWPYKPLFN from the coding sequence ATGATATCAGTAGCAGTAGCAGCAGCAGAAAATATTATACAGTCGAAACTAAGAGACTATGGTGCCCAGAGAGTAGCTATAGAACAAGCCATCGGTCAAATATTAGCCGAGCCACTTGTAGCTGATAGGGATATGCCTCCTTACAATAGGGTAGCTATGGATGGCATTGCTATCAACTTCGAATTGTTTAAAAAAGGGAACCGGACTTTTAATATCATAGGCACACAAGCCGCGGGCGACACTCCTATCGATATACATGAAGCACATGAGTGTGTAGAAATAATGACTGGTTGTGCCTTACCTGATAGTTGTGACACCATAATCAGATATGAAGACCTAGACATACAAGATGGAAAGGCTACTATAAAAATAGATAATATTAAACTTGGGCAAAACATTCATAAAAAAGGGAGTGATAAAAAAGCCAATGACATACTTGCTCACCCGAACGAAATCATAACACCTGCTCATATTAACATAGCAGCTTCTATAGGGGAATCAGAGATGCTTATTAAAAACCAACCTAAAATAGCGGTTATCTCCAATGGTGATGAACTACTACCTATTAATGAGACACCATCACCCTATGAAATAAGACGTTCAAATAGCTATACCATAGTAGCTATTTTGCAACAACATCATATTCTACCAGACTTACTACACCTGCCTGATGATGAAGCAACCATAACCAAAGAGCTTAAAAAATGTATCAATGAGTATGATGTACTAATTATTAGTGGTGGTGTATCTGCAGGGAAATATGATTATATACCCAATGCATTAGAACAGTTATCTGTCAAAAAACTCTTTCATAAAGTACAGCAACGCCCTGGCAAGCCATTTTGGTTTGGGGAGCATGAAAATGAAACATTAGTATTCTCCTTTCCTGGAAATCCTGTTTCTACATTCATGTGTACATATAGGTATTTCATTCCTTGGTTACTACATTGCAACGGATTACAACACAAGCCTGTATACGCTACATTAACTCATGACTATAACTTTACGCCACAGTTACAATGCTTTCTACAAGTCAAAGTGAACATTAACAACAGTGGTCAAATAGAGGCCACTCCGTCAGTAGGTAATGGATCTGGCGATTTTGCCAATCTTCTATATACAGATGCTTTTATGGAATTGCCCGCTGAACGTAATACCTTTAATAAAGGTGAGACTTTTAGGATATGGCCTTACAAACCATTGTTTAATTAA
- a CDS encoding NTP transferase domain-containing protein, translating to MTSKGIKLNGLVLAGGKSTRMGQDKSRINWHGKEQVYHIADLLQHYCNEVYISCRAEQKDSFNSNYNTLPDNIEGAGPTTGILTALNKNNDTAWLVVACDLPLIDKPTIEQLINNRDTNKVATTFKSPHDGLPESLITIWEPKSLSVLLSFKEKGYNCPRKALINSDTLIIEPNNPEALINANTPEEAEQVRAIITSLKSVS from the coding sequence ATGACTTCAAAAGGGATTAAACTAAATGGGCTAGTACTTGCTGGTGGTAAAAGCACTCGTATGGGGCAAGATAAAAGCCGCATCAACTGGCATGGCAAAGAACAGGTATATCATATAGCTGACCTATTGCAACACTACTGTAATGAAGTATATATTTCTTGCAGAGCAGAGCAGAAAGACTCATTTAATAGCAATTACAATACACTACCTGATAATATTGAGGGAGCAGGACCAACGACAGGCATCCTTACTGCACTTAATAAAAACAATGATACTGCTTGGCTGGTAGTTGCTTGCGATTTACCTTTGATAGACAAGCCAACGATAGAGCAACTTATTAATAATAGAGACACTAATAAAGTAGCTACTACGTTTAAAAGTCCACACGATGGCTTGCCCGAGTCATTAATAACCATATGGGAACCTAAAAGCCTATCCGTTCTTTTATCTTTTAAAGAAAAAGGGTATAACTGTCCAAGAAAAGCTTTAATTAATAGTGACACTCTTATCATAGAGCCAAACAATCCTGAAGCATTAATTAATGCAAATACACCTGAGGAAGCAGAACAAGTACGTGCAATCATTACTAGCTTAAAATCTGTTTCATGA
- the moaA gene encoding GTP 3',8-cyclase MoaA, producing the protein MGLIDNHGRSVNYLRLAVTDRCNLRCFYCMPENGIDWLARKDLMSYEEMLRVCGVLTKMGIEKIRITGGEPFARKDIMGFLTSLSQLDGLKELTLTTNGVLTEPYIPELKKIGVKSVNLSLDTIDRNRFFSITRRDELPKVLSTMESLLKHDIAVKINAVVMEGKNTEDILPLAALTKDYPISVRYIEEMPFNGSDNYNGLNWDHVRILDKLKESYPDITKITDPIYSTSYNYQIPHHIGTVGIIAAYTRSFCGSCNRIRITPQGGLKTCLYGTDAMNVKDIMRTTPDNQALATAILNTLQHKAKDGWEAEKARNIIGESMAAIGG; encoded by the coding sequence ATGGGACTGATAGATAATCATGGTCGATCTGTAAACTACCTTAGGTTAGCAGTTACAGATAGGTGCAACCTACGCTGCTTCTATTGTATGCCAGAAAATGGCATAGACTGGCTAGCGCGTAAAGACCTGATGAGCTACGAGGAAATGTTGCGAGTGTGTGGTGTACTTACTAAAATGGGTATTGAAAAAATACGCATTACAGGAGGCGAGCCCTTTGCTAGAAAAGACATTATGGGTTTTCTTACTTCCTTATCCCAACTTGACGGACTAAAAGAACTAACCCTAACTACAAATGGAGTATTGACGGAACCCTATATTCCTGAACTGAAAAAAATAGGTGTCAAATCTGTCAACCTAAGTCTAGATACTATTGACAGGAATCGTTTTTTCAGCATCACAAGAAGAGATGAGTTACCTAAGGTACTCTCAACTATGGAGTCTTTATTAAAGCATGATATTGCAGTAAAGATCAATGCTGTGGTAATGGAAGGGAAAAATACTGAAGATATACTACCTCTTGCAGCATTGACTAAGGACTATCCTATTAGTGTAAGGTATATTGAAGAAATGCCATTTAATGGTAGTGATAATTATAACGGTCTTAACTGGGATCATGTTCGTATATTAGATAAGCTGAAGGAATCCTATCCAGATATTACTAAAATAACTGACCCTATATATTCTACTTCTTATAACTATCAAATACCTCACCATATAGGCACTGTAGGTATTATAGCTGCTTATACACGCTCTTTTTGTGGTAGTTGCAATCGTATTCGTATCACCCCTCAAGGTGGCCTGAAAACATGCCTATACGGTACAGATGCTATGAATGTAAAAGATATAATGCGTACTACTCCAGATAATCAAGCCTTAGCAACAGCTATACTAAATACGCTTCAGCACAAAGCAAAAGATGGATGGGAAGCAGAAAAAGCAAGAAATATAATTGGTGAATCTATGGCTGCCATTGGCGGATAA
- a CDS encoding T9SS type A sorting domain-containing protein produces the protein MKKLLLLTVVCGLAYSNANAQVPFPVNIQPDWSSKTIAMPKSPLKHQVIFVGGVDEVQTTATYGNAAGKTKAKEWNDFIGFVKDTTEGALGWVVVNHEMITSDDRIGDGGGMTSFKIKRTTGDKLEVMEQTLPDGRKGKFFNVDFVNTVGETGMNCGGIAAKHIGRVWTAEEWFRTSNASIMPARDTADWTIKSNEFAFANNKKIKKYQNFNWLVEVDPKTGKALRKQYNWGRGGWEAGVVMADNKTVYLFEDNTPGMLARFVATTAGDFTKGQLSVYKHDATSKWVNIEENLDTLMDLNNVAFRRGATMFNRLEWGTVANGKLYITETGRSSIGSRFSSTNGVVPPSAVQAYKQRYKEDNGVAFAGTDAAAADSVRQGKFADYYGRVLELDPSTNNVRVYLEGGPYSGKSSSDVLPIYPDVHLSNPDGLATMTIGNKDYLMIQEDMNQRTWNSMPAGFSYERCEMYIVDASITNPTYKDLQRVTATPFDAEITGAIQIDEKTILVNSQHPGGFNDSPYNHSLTYAITGFDGSDPVSVKTVPVQAETFTVYPNPTSRELHLSRVMDVAIYNVNGQRIKVLRQVQTVHVADMTPGTYFIRNEEGETLKFIVQ, from the coding sequence ATGAAGAAATTACTTTTACTTACCGTTGTTTGCGGGTTGGCTTATAGCAATGCCAACGCACAAGTTCCTTTTCCTGTTAATATTCAGCCAGATTGGAGCTCTAAGACAATTGCTATGCCAAAATCTCCACTAAAACACCAAGTAATATTTGTTGGTGGTGTAGATGAGGTACAAACTACTGCTACTTATGGTAATGCTGCAGGCAAAACCAAAGCTAAAGAATGGAATGATTTTATCGGATTCGTAAAAGATACTACTGAAGGTGCACTAGGTTGGGTTGTTGTAAACCATGAAATGATCACCAGCGATGACAGAATTGGTGATGGTGGTGGAATGACCTCCTTCAAGATAAAAAGAACAACTGGTGATAAACTAGAGGTGATGGAGCAAACTTTACCTGACGGACGTAAGGGTAAGTTTTTCAATGTAGACTTTGTAAACACTGTTGGTGAAACAGGTATGAACTGTGGTGGTATTGCTGCAAAGCATATAGGTCGTGTATGGACTGCTGAAGAGTGGTTCCGTACAAGTAATGCAAGCATTATGCCTGCTCGTGATACTGCTGATTGGACAATTAAGTCTAACGAATTTGCTTTCGCTAATAACAAAAAAATAAAAAAATATCAAAATTTCAACTGGTTGGTTGAAGTTGATCCAAAAACAGGTAAAGCACTACGTAAGCAATATAATTGGGGCCGTGGTGGCTGGGAAGCTGGCGTAGTAATGGCCGATAACAAAACAGTTTACTTGTTTGAAGATAATACACCTGGTATGCTAGCACGTTTTGTGGCTACAACTGCAGGAGATTTTACAAAAGGTCAGTTGTCAGTGTACAAACATGATGCAACATCTAAGTGGGTGAATATTGAAGAAAACCTAGATACCTTAATGGACTTAAATAATGTTGCTTTCCGTCGTGGTGCTACAATGTTTAATCGTTTGGAGTGGGGTACAGTTGCTAATGGAAAATTATATATCACAGAAACAGGTCGTTCTAGCATAGGTTCTCGTTTTAGTTCTACTAACGGTGTTGTTCCTCCATCAGCAGTACAAGCATATAAACAACGTTATAAAGAAGATAACGGTGTTGCTTTTGCTGGTACGGATGCAGCAGCAGCTGATTCGGTACGTCAAGGAAAGTTTGCAGATTACTATGGTCGTGTGTTAGAACTTGATCCTAGTACAAACAACGTAAGAGTTTATTTAGAAGGTGGTCCTTACAGTGGTAAGTCTTCATCTGATGTATTACCAATTTATCCTGATGTTCACCTTTCTAACCCTGACGGTTTAGCAACAATGACCATTGGTAATAAAGACTACTTAATGATTCAAGAGGATATGAACCAAAGAACTTGGAATAGTATGCCTGCAGGTTTCTCTTACGAGCGTTGTGAAATGTATATAGTAGATGCTTCTATCACTAATCCTACATACAAAGACTTACAACGTGTTACTGCTACACCTTTTGATGCAGAGATAACTGGAGCAATACAAATAGATGAGAAAACGATCTTGGTGAATTCTCAACACCCTGGTGGTTTTAATGATTCTCCTTACAATCACTCTTTAACTTATGCAATTACTGGTTTTGATGGTTCTGATCCTGTAAGTGTAAAAACTGTACCTGTACAAGCAGAAACATTCACTGTGTATCCAAACCCTACTTCTCGTGAATTACACTTAAGTAGAGTTATGGACGTAGCTATTTACAATGTAAATGGACAACGTATTAAAGTGTTAAGACAAGTTCAAACAGTACACGTTGCTGACATGACACCTGGTACTTACTTCATCCGCAATGAAGAAGGTGAGACACTTAAGTTTATAGTACAGTAA
- a CDS encoding cytochrome c peroxidase, whose translation MKRFFTLSIAATLLFIISTAFHNNEKKNAQKIYQRQQDRLEAFISELERFKAYLPDNNTNVEVLQGRYLEVRKAFKKWEYLAEYNNPDFVKIYVNGSPLPKLMPDAANIEVVQPRGMQVLDELLYAEDIDGEKEKIRYEVNNLIEVLTDYQHIGKPVYDRSVFEAARLELVRVFTLGLTGFDVPASGSSITDAITVLETIQEDVSLYEVFFNKLDKATASRMYQTIDSLIMYLKQHNDFDNLDRLFVLKEFINPIYADILDLHQKSGIEQLHEVVPYNQLAPYNHLSTNIFSNDFLNYYKYIQLPQALNSDKAVALGRALFFDPVLSSNMKRSCASCHHPDKAFTDGKPKSTALSFEGTVDRNAPTLINCVYSEKFFHDMRSEALEDQIEHVLVSRKEFDTDMMQIIEKLNKSEEYKKLFEDCFKKYPGEKLNSKTISYAISAYVSSLRGFNSPFDKYVRGEEVVLSPEAKRGFNLFMGKAVCGTCHFAPVFNGTVPPMYRESESEVLGVPEDPKAKVIVLDKDKGRSEGRLKDKVGFYDYSFKTPSIRNIALTAPYMHNGAYDKLEDVVDFYNKGGGVGLGIVLEHQTLPFDSLSLNKHEVNDIVAFMKTLTDTVGMTTVPLSLPKFENENWNDRKVGGEY comes from the coding sequence ATGAAAAGGTTTTTTACGCTTTCAATAGCAGCAACATTATTGTTTATTATCAGTACTGCTTTTCATAATAATGAAAAGAAGAATGCTCAAAAGATTTATCAGAGACAACAAGATAGGTTGGAGGCTTTTATTAGTGAGTTGGAACGTTTTAAAGCATACTTGCCCGACAATAATACTAATGTTGAAGTGCTACAGGGTAGATACTTGGAGGTGAGAAAAGCATTTAAGAAGTGGGAATATCTGGCAGAGTATAATAACCCTGATTTTGTAAAGATTTATGTCAATGGATCCCCATTGCCAAAACTAATGCCTGATGCTGCTAATATAGAAGTGGTACAACCTAGAGGTATGCAAGTTTTGGATGAGTTGTTATATGCTGAAGATATAGATGGGGAGAAGGAGAAGATTAGATATGAAGTTAATAACTTAATAGAAGTGTTGACAGACTACCAACATATAGGTAAGCCTGTGTATGATAGAAGTGTTTTTGAAGCTGCAAGACTAGAGTTAGTTAGAGTGTTTACATTGGGGTTGACAGGTTTTGATGTGCCAGCATCGGGTAGTTCAATTACAGATGCTATAACAGTTTTAGAAACTATACAAGAAGACGTGAGCCTATACGAGGTGTTTTTCAATAAGCTGGATAAAGCCACTGCGTCAAGAATGTATCAAACAATTGATAGCTTGATCATGTATTTGAAGCAGCATAATGATTTTGATAATTTGGATAGGCTTTTCGTCTTAAAGGAATTTATTAATCCGATCTACGCCGACATATTGGATTTGCATCAAAAGTCAGGTATAGAGCAACTGCATGAGGTTGTGCCGTACAACCAATTAGCGCCTTATAACCACCTGTCAACAAATATTTTCAGCAACGACTTTTTGAATTATTATAAGTACATACAACTGCCACAAGCATTAAATTCAGATAAAGCAGTAGCATTGGGTAGAGCTTTATTCTTTGACCCTGTATTGTCTAGTAATATGAAACGTTCTTGTGCTAGCTGCCATCATCCAGATAAGGCTTTTACAGATGGTAAACCTAAAAGCACAGCATTAAGTTTTGAGGGTACAGTTGATAGAAATGCACCCACACTTATCAACTGTGTGTACAGTGAGAAGTTTTTTCATGATATGCGTTCAGAAGCACTAGAAGACCAAATAGAACATGTGTTGGTAAGTAGAAAAGAGTTTGATACTGACATGATGCAGATCATAGAGAAGCTGAATAAGAGTGAAGAGTATAAAAAGCTTTTTGAAGATTGTTTTAAGAAATATCCGGGTGAGAAACTGAATAGTAAAACGATATCCTATGCTATATCTGCATACGTTAGTTCTTTAAGAGGTTTCAATTCTCCATTCGATAAATATGTGAGAGGAGAAGAGGTTGTTTTAAGCCCTGAAGCAAAGAGAGGGTTTAATTTGTTTATGGGAAAAGCAGTTTGTGGTACTTGTCATTTCGCTCCTGTGTTTAATGGTACTGTTCCTCCAATGTATAGGGAATCGGAAAGCGAGGTGCTGGGTGTTCCTGAAGATCCTAAAGCTAAAGTGATCGTTTTAGATAAGGATAAGGGGCGTAGTGAAGGTAGGCTTAAAGATAAAGTAGGCTTCTATGATTACTCTTTTAAAACACCATCAATAAGAAATATAGCGTTAACTGCGCCGTATATGCATAATGGAGCATATGACAAATTAGAAGACGTTGTTGACTTTTATAATAAAGGTGGAGGAGTAGGATTAGGTATAGTATTAGAACACCAAACATTACCTTTTGATAGCTTAAGCTTGAATAAGCATGAGGTAAATGATATTGTAGCCTTTATGAAAACACTAACTGATACTGTAGGTATGACTACCGTGCCGCTATCATTGCCCAAATTTGAAAACGAAAATTGGAATGATAGAAAGGTGGGTGGGGAATATTAA
- the moaC gene encoding cyclic pyranopterin monophosphate synthase MoaC translates to MKELTHIDEQGRANMVDVSEKAITKRTARARSIVVMPEKVIEKIANGDIHTKKGPVFQTAILAGIMGAKKTGELIPLCHPLGLDNCNLDISINENKEVVIDCTATITAKTGIEMEALTGASIAALTIYDMCKAMSHDIVIKETKLMEKTGGKNDFKRD, encoded by the coding sequence ATGAAAGAGCTAACACATATAGATGAACAAGGACGTGCCAATATGGTAGACGTGAGCGAAAAAGCAATAACCAAAAGAACTGCAAGAGCTCGTAGCATAGTGGTAATGCCTGAAAAAGTAATTGAAAAAATAGCTAATGGAGATATACATACCAAGAAAGGCCCAGTATTTCAAACGGCTATATTAGCAGGTATAATGGGTGCTAAGAAGACTGGAGAACTCATCCCTCTTTGTCATCCTCTTGGTTTAGATAACTGCAATTTAGACATATCAATAAATGAAAATAAAGAAGTAGTTATAGATTGTACTGCAACTATTACTGCTAAAACAGGTATTGAAATGGAAGCATTAACAGGGGCCTCTATTGCTGCGCTAACCATCTATGATATGTGCAAAGCTATGAGTCATGACATTGTGATAAAGGAAACTAAATTGATGGAGAAAACGGGAGGTAAAAATGACTTCAAAAGGGATTAA